One region of Corvus cornix cornix isolate S_Up_H32 chromosome 14, ASM73873v5, whole genome shotgun sequence genomic DNA includes:
- the UBFD1 gene encoding ubiquitin domain-containing protein UBFD1, with translation MAAAAAAADGAEEPGMEAEPQELPLGCGGGGGLPAAGRSPEGEERQEPPQASVSNGGDEGSGRELVELKVIWNKNKYDVKFCLDSTGAELKQKIHSLTGLPPAMQKVMFKGLLPEEKTLREIKVTNGAKIMVVGSTINDVLAVNTPKEAAQQEVKAEENKKEPLCRQKQHRKVLDKGKPDDVMPSVKGVQERLPTVPLSGMYNKSGGKVRLTFKLEQDQLWIGTKERTEKLPMGSIKNVVSEPIEGHEDYHMMAFQLGPTEASYYWVYWVPTQYVDAIKDTVLGKWQYF, from the exons AtggccgccgccgctgccgccgctgaTG GTGCCGAGGAGCCGGGCATGGAGGCGGAGCCTCAGGAACTGCCGCTGGGCTGCGGCGGAGGGGGCGGCTTGCCGGCGGCGGGGAGGTCTCCGGAGGGCGAGGAGCGCCAGGAGCCCCCGCAGGCGTCTGTCAGCAACGGCGGCGATGAGGGCAGCgggagggagctggtggagctgAAGGTGATCTGGAACAAGAACAAGTACGACGTGAAGTTCTGCCTGGACAGCACGGGAGCCGAGCTGAAGCAGAAGATCCACTCGCTCACAG GCCTCCCGCCGGCCATGCAGAAAGTTATGTTCAAGGGACTTCTGCCAGAGGAGAAAACGTTGCGGGAAATCAAAGTAACAAATGGAGCGAAAATAATGGTTGTGGGCTCTACCATCAACGATGTGCTAGCAGTAAATACACCCAAAGAAGCTGCTCAACAGGAGGTCaaagctgaggaaaacaaaaaggagccACTTTGCAGACAAAAG CAACACAGAAAAGTATTGGATAAAGGAAAACCTGACGATGTGATGCCTTCTGTCAAAGGTGTGCAG GAGCGTCTGCCCACGGTGCCGCTGTCTGGCATGTACAACAAGTCAGGGGGGAAAGTCAGATTGACCTTCAAACTCGAGCAAGACCAGCTGTGGATTGGTACAAAAG agagaacagaaaagttACCCATGGGGTCCATTAAAAATGTGGTGAGTGAACCTATTGAAGGCCATGAGGATTATCACATGATG GCATTTCAGCTGGGCCCAACAGAAGCATCTTACTACTGGGTCTATTGGGTCCCAACTCAGTATGTCGATGCAATCAAAGACACGGTGCTGGGGAAGTGGCAGTATTTTTGA